Proteins from a single region of Gossypium arboreum isolate Shixiya-1 chromosome 1, ASM2569848v2, whole genome shotgun sequence:
- the LOC108480979 gene encoding peptidyl-prolyl cis-trans isomerase FKBP53-like — protein sequence MAFWGTEVKPGKPFTHAPLNGRLHLSQATLGMGDGIKKSIVQCNVGNKMPVFLCSLFPDKAECCQLNLEFEESDEVVFSVIGPRTVHLTGYYLSSSSLNHHNDESESYGEDIAGTETERSENSEESEYGGSFIDDEEPQVLSSSQDFSAVSESNEELADLKIPKGDKGRPKTRLRKKYRNSGFENEESSSQKDFTSGVAAMEVLESETEDKLPISSLSWGKCTSKSGKANVEEKSRKETDNRSDNEIEDNVTMLKGTNAVRGVEPECKSGNRSGGKQKHELRVDNALVPKKKREDLAKEEGLLEADHCMIEEVILEQNDQNKKLTSNKKCKYDNLLLASCQVDTEVGVKLKRKRKEQFEEKTLENNVNKEDETHKSGSNYTETKDVDVEDRDNQNQVNDKKMKKRRRSKDEEGDAMKVEQPVLPAHEKKRSDVEMGAKNANDKEIQLSNGIIIEELEIGKPDGKIASLGKKVRVHYTGKLKESGQVFDSSVGKAHLKFRLGGKKVQELWNVGLDGMRIGGKRRLIVPPSVSYRNEGTSENIPPNSWLVFDIELVKVK from the exons ATGGCTTTCTGGG GAACTGAAGTGAAACCTGGGAAACCCTTCACTCATGCACCTCTCAATGGAAGGCTTCATCTATCCCAG GCGACATTAGGAATGGGTGATGGAATAAAGAAAAGCATAGTTCAATGTAATGTGGGAAATAAGATGCCTGTATTTCTATGCAGTTTGTTTCCTGATAAGGCTGAGTGTTGTCAACTCAATTTGGAATTTGAGGAGTCTGATGAAGTCGTTTTTTCTGTTATTGGCCCTCGAACTGTTCATCTTACTGGTTACTATCTGTCCTCTTCTTCCCTTAATCATCATAATGATGAATC AGAATCATATGGGGAGGATATTGCTGGGACAGAAACAGAAAGATCCGAGAATAGTGAAGAAAGTGAATATGGTGGTAGTTTTATTGATGATGAAGAACCACAAGTCCTCTCATCTTCTCAAGATTTTTCTGCTGTATCAGAAT CAAATGAAGAACTGGCAGACTTAAAGATACCTAAGGGTGACAAAGGAAGGCCTAAGACAAGGCTTAGGAAGAAGTACCGGAACAGTGGATTTGAAAATGAGGAAAGTTCTTCGCAGAAGGATTTCACCAGTGGTGTTGCTGCTATGGAAGTATTGGAAAGTGAAACTGAAGATAAATTGCCTATCTCCTCACTGTCTTGGGGAAAATGCACATCAAAGAGTGGGAAAGCCAATGTGGAGGAAAAATCTAGGAAAGAAACAGATAACCGTAGTGACAATGAGATTGAAGATAATGTTACCATGTTAAAAGGGACTAATGCTGTGAGAGGTGTTGAGCCTGAATG TAAATCAGGGAATAGGAGTGGAGGAAAACAAAAGCATGAGCTTCGTGTTGATAATGCTTTAGTGccaaagaagaaaagagaagatcTGGCAAAGGAGGAAGGATTACTGGAAGCTGATCATTGCATGATTGAAGAAGTGATATTGgagcaaaatgaccaaaataagaAACTGACCAGTAACAA GAAATGTAaatacgataatctcttgctggCTTCCTGTCAAGTGGATACTGAAGTTGGAGTTAAGCtaaagaggaaaagaaaagaacaatTTGAAGAGAAAACACTTGAAAACAATGTTAACAAAGAGGATGAAACGCACAAAAGTGGTTCAAATTATACCGAGACCAAGGATGTAGATGTGGAGGATAGGGATAATCAAAACCAAGTTAATGACAA GAAGATGAAAAAGAGGAGGAGGAGTAAGGATGAGGAGGGGGATGCTATGAAGGTGGAACAACCTGTCTTACCAGCCCATGAAAAGAAGAGATCTGATGTGGAAATGGGGGCTAAGAACGCTAATGACAAGGAAATTCAGCTGTCAAATGGAATTATCATTGAAGAGTTAGAAATAGGGAAACCAGATGGGAAAATAGCTTCTCTTGGTAAAAAG GTTCGTGTCCATTACACTGGAAAATTGAAGGAGAGTGGGCAAGTATTTGATTCTAGTGTTGGCAAAGCACACTTAAAGTTTCGTCTAG GTGGGAAAAAAGTTCAAGAACTATGGAATGTTGGCCTTGATG GCATGCGAATTGGTGGCAAACGTAGGCTCATTGTCCCTCCTTCAGTAAG TTATAGAAATGAAGGAACAAGTGAGAATATTCCACCAAACTCCTGGCTGGTTTTTGATATTGAATTGGTTAAAGTCAAGTAA
- the LOC108482922 gene encoding uncharacterized protein LOC108482922 has product MNMAKREIEILRGHELRLLRCTLCQPPSDPSSHLQPSGFAASLPPLHALISDFLTSVESGNYLGALSSDAARLVLASPDSDLSSLSPDRVYSDLLDRVESFINEPSIDDAEKACRIFLVVCVAVAALFWFIQCNLTGPVNRLPKRPLPMKVWWEGSEMVEWENWARNQLMAAGSDLLGKFCYLQYIVFAKMLLLKTSDLLFEASFMSTFKIRSISWWLFRALLIHQQILDERSSSLFELLQVFKGETLGHFGSLEKVTSYWGAQLQDGEASTIVSMVHLEAGVLEYIYGRLDPCRRDLESAEMAAGLQLSVTGILGLRTVHQVEPKAQMILVANTSSKSVSGDINTSIAPDTQLTGPNVSEASDIYMTPKLVENGNGFGKNECGCVVSTLTTAQQAVVLAQCLLIEKSSPHGEMQGWDMAPYIEAIDSQKSSYFILKCFCNILRIRWESTRSRTKQRALEMMYNLVESIHKPSPGVPLRLPFCFSVYIPTIPALRKQYGDILVSCGLIGEALKIFEDLELWDNLIYCYSKLEKKAAAVELIKEQLSRRPNDPKLWCSLGDITHSDACYEKALEVSNDRSARAKRCLAYNAYGRGEYEKSKILWESALALNSLYSNGWFALGAAALKARDVEKALDGFTRAVQLDPENGEAWNNIACLHMIKRKSKESFIAFKEALKYKRDSWQMWENYSQVSFDVGNIGQSLEAIKMVLNMTNNKRIDVELLEKIMQYLEERTSARLPAITNDDDLPSQTSSDSIPCSVNPSANAEKNAGRLRENEHLLEFLGKILQQIVRSESRPELWGLYARWHRIKGDLTMCCEALLKQVRSYQGSNLWKDEDRFKSFAQASLDLCEVYMDISSSTNSRRELHTAEMHLKNTLKQAGIFSDTEEFRKLEACLDEVKIKLQAETTAS; this is encoded by the exons ATGAACATGGCCAAACGCGAAATAGAAATCCTACGAGGGCATGAGCTAAGGCTCCTTCGCTGCACCCTCTGTCAACCTCCGTCTGATCCTTCTTCTCACCTCCAACCTTCTGGTTTCGCTGCTTCCCTTCCTCCTCTCCACGCTCTTATCTCCGACTTCCTCACTTCCGTCGAGTCCGGGAACTACCTTGGGGCCCTTTCCTCGGACGCCGCACGACTCGTCCTTGCCTCCCCCGACTCCGACCTCTCTTCTCTCTCGCCTGACCGAGTTTACTCCGACTTACTAGACCGAGTCGAATCATTCATCAATGAACCTTCCATTGACGATGCGGAAAAAGCTTGTAGGATTTTTCTTGTTGTGTGCGTTGCTGTGGCCGCTTTATTCTGGTTCATTCAATGCAATTTGACTGG GCCGGTGAATAGGTTACCAAAGCGTCCACTACCAATGAAAGTATGGTGGGAAGGAAGTGAGATGGTGGAATGGGAAAATTGGGCGAGGAATCAACTCATGGCTGCTGGCTCAGACTTGCTTGGCAAGTTCTGTTATCTTCAG TACATAGTTTTTGCCAAAATGTTGCTCCTGAAGACAAGTGATCTACTATTTGAAGCAAGTTTCATGTCCACATTTAAGATCAGGAGCATTTCATGGTGGCTGTTTAGAGCTTTACTTATTCATCAACAAATTTTGGATGAGCGGTCTTCTTCCCTTTTTGAGTTATTGCAAGTATTTAAGGGTGAAACTTTAGGTCATTTTGGAAGTTTGGAAAAAGTGACAAGTTACTGGGGTGCTCAATTACAAGATGGGGAAGCATCTACAATTGTTTCAATGGTTCATTTAGAAGCAGGGGTGCTAGAATATATTTATGGCAGACTTGATCCTTGTAG GCGAGATTTGGAGTCAGCTGAAATGGCAGCTGGTCTTCAGCTCTCTGTTACTGGTATTCTTGGCTTACGTACTGTACATCAG GTAGAACCAAAGGCACAAATGATATTGGTTGCAAATACAAGCTCGAAATCAGTAAGCGGTGATATAAACACTTCCATAGCTCCTGACACGCAATTGACTGGTCCCAATGTCAGTGAAGCATCTGACATATATATGACCCCAAAGCTGGTAGAGAATGGTAATGGTTTTGGAAAGAATGAGTGTGGTTGTGTTGTGTCCACTTTAACAACAGCCCAGCAGGCAGTGGTTTTAGCACAATGCCTGCTGATTGAGAAGAGTAGTCCGCATGGTGAAATGCAAG GTTGGGATATGGCTCCATATATTGAGGCGATTGATTCTCAAAAATCATCATACTTCATT TTGAAGTGCTTCTGTAACATATTACGAATTCGTTGGGAGTCAACTCGCAGTCGCACCAAGCAGCGTGCTCTAGAGATGATGTATAACTTG GTTGAGAGTATTCATAAGCCTTCACCTGGGGTTCCACTGAGGCTTCCTTTTTGTTTTTCTGTTTATATCCCGACAATTCCTGCTCTTCGGAA GCAATATGGTGATATTTTAGTTAGTTGTGGCTTGATTGGAGAGGCGCTTAAAATCTTTGAGGATTTAGAGTTGTGGGATAATCTAATATACTGCTACAG CAAATTAGAGAAGAAAGCAGCTGCTGTTGAACTCATCAAGGAGCAGCTGTCTAGGAGGCCAAATGACCCAAAGTTATG GTGTTCATTGGGTGATATTACACATAGTGATGCCTGTTATGAGAAAGCCTTGGAAGTTTCAAATGATAGGTCAGCACGAGCTAAG CGGTGTCTTGCCTATAATGCATATGGAAGAGGAGAGTATGAGAAATCTAAGATCCTATG GGAGTCTGCCTTGGCCTTGAATTCGTTGTATTCAAATGGATGGTTTGCACTAGGTGCTGCTGCATTGAAG GCTAGGGATGTTGAAAAAGCCCTTGATGGTTTTACTCGTGCAGTGCAACTTGATCCTGAAAATGGAGAGGCTTGGAATAATATTGCTTGTTT GCATATGATTAAGAGGAAGAGCAAAGAGTCCTTTATTGCCTTCAAGGAGGCCTTGAAATATAA ACGAGATAGCTGGCAGATGTGGGAGAACTACAGTCAAGTTTCTTTTGATGTTGGCAATATTGGTCAG TCTCTTGAAGCTATTAAGATGGTGTTAAATATGACCAATAATAAGAGAATTGATGTTGAATTGCTCGAGAAAATCATGCAATATCTGGAGGAAAGGACTTCAGCAAGACTGCCTGCTATAACCAATGATGATGATCTTCCCAGTCAGACCAGTTCTGATTCAATTCCATGTTCTGTTAATCCATCTGCAAATGCTGAGAAGAATGCGGGAAGATTGAGAGAAAATGAGCATTTGTTGGAATTTCTTGGAAAAATTCTACAACAG ATAGTTCGGAGTGAAAGTCGGCCAGAATTGTGGGGCTTATATGCAAGGTGGCACAGAATTAAAGGTGACCTCACAATGTGCTGTGAAGCACTCTTAAAGCAAGTTAGATCATATCAG ggATCTAATTTGTGGAAAGATGAAGACCGGTTTAAAAGCTTTGCACAGGCCTCATTGGATCTTTGTGAGGTTTACATGGATATTTCTTCCTCTACCAATAGTCGTCGAGAACTACATACTGCTGAGATGCACTTGAAGAACACTCTAAAACAG GCTGGGATATTTTCAGACACCGAAGAATTCAGGAAGCTTGAAGCTTGCCTTGATGAAGTAAAGATAAAGCTCCAGGCAGAGACTACAGCTAGTTAA